The region GGATTCTCAACTGCTGAAGAAAGTAATGCATTCTACAGAAGAAATCTTGCACAAGGACAAATGGGGCTCTCTGTTGCATTCGATCTTGCAACCCACCGTGGATATGATTCAGATCATCCAAGAGTTGTTGGAGATGTTGGAAAAGCTGGTGTTGCAATTGATTCAATTGCAGATATGAAAATTCTGTTCGATCATATTCCGCTTGATAAAATGTCTGTATCAATGACTATGAATGGTGCTGTTCTTCCCGTTCTTGCATTTTATATAGTTGCTGCCGAAGAGCAGGGTGTAAAACATGAACAGCTTACAGGAACAATCCAGAACGATATTCTAAAAGAATATATGGTTCGTAATACTTATATCTATCCACCTGAAATGTCAATGAAAATTGTGGCTGATATTTTCAAATTTACTGCTAAGAACATGCCTAAATTTAACAGCATTTCAGTTTCTGGTTATCATATGCAAGAAGCCGGTGCAACTGCTGATCTTGAAATGGCATATACTCTTGCTGATGGTTTAGAATACGTTCGCACAGGAATAAAAGCAGGGATGGATATTGATGAGTTTGCTCCACGAATTTCATTTTTCTGGGCACAAGGTATGAATTACTTTATGGAAGTTGCAAAGATGCGTGCCGCAAGACTTATCTGGGCAAAGATGATTAAACAGTTCAATCCAAAAAATCCAAAATCAATGTCTTTAAGAACTCACTCACAAACTTCGGGCTGGAGTTTAGCTGAACAGGATCCATTTAATAATGTTATCAGAACCTGCATTGAAGCAATGGCTGCTGCACTTGGTCATACTCAATCACTTCATACAAATTCATTGGATGAAGCAATAGCACTTCCAACAGATTTCTCAGCCAGAATAGCCCGCAATACTCAGCTTTATCTGCAGGAAGAAACTTATATCACTAAAGTTATTGACCCTTGGGCTGGTTCTTATTATGTTGAAGCATTAACCGATGCACTTTTAAAAAAGGGCTGGGAATATATTCTTGAAGTTGAATCTTACGGAGGAATGACAAAGGCTATTGAAGCAGGTATTCCTAAAATGCGAATTGAAGAAGCATCTGCAAGAAGACAAGCCAGGATTGACTCCGGAAAAGAGACAATAGTAGGTGTTAATAAATACAGATTAGAAAAAGAAGATCCGATTGAAATTCTGGAAGTAGATAACACTGCAGTAAGATTATCACAGATAAAAAGACTGCAGGACGTAAAGAAAAACAGAAATGATGATGAAGTAAAAAATGCTTTGGATGAGCTGACTAAGTGCGCAGAAACTGGTGAAGGAAATTTATTGAAACTCTCAATCGTTGCAGCAAGAGCAAGAGCAACACTTGGAGAAATTTCATTAGCAATTGAAAAAGTAAGTGGAAGGTATCAGGCAGTGACAAGAACAATTTCAGGAGTTTACAGCAGCGAATATTCTCAGGACGATCATTTGTTTGAGCAGGTTAGAAAAATGACTGATGAATTTGCAAAACATGAAGGACGCCGTCCAAGAATATTAATTGCAAAAATGGGACAGGATGGACACGACCGCGGGGCAAAAGTTGTTGCAACAGCTTATGCGGATATGGGATTTGATGTTGACGTCGGACCATTATTTCAAACTCCGGAAGAAACTGCACAGCAAGCAGTGGAAAACGATGTTCACGTTGTTGGAATGAGCTCACTTGCTGCCGGGCATAAGACACTTTTACCGCAGCTTGTTGAAGAACTTAAGAAACTTGGAAGAGAAGATATAATTGTTATTTGTGGTGGAGTTATTCCAGCACAGGATTATGATTTTCTTTATGAGCATGGTGCTTCTGCAATATTTGGTCCCGGTACAAAAATTCCGGAAACAGGAATAAAAATTATGGAGTTGATAAAGGAGAGGTTTTAGAATCTTTGAATCTTCATAGTTAGTTTTTAATTGTTTTTACTTCTAAACTTCTGCCAATCCTACTAATTGGCAGCAAAAAATAATTAATAATAGATGAATCAATTATTAGGCGGATTTGTTATATTTGCCTAAGAAATACTTCAAACCAACCTTCAAATAATTCCTAATCTTGGTTCGATTTTTAGGCAGATTTGTTATATTTGCCTTGTAAAAGAACCAAAAGTTTTAGATGGAAGAAATAATTAAAATATTTGAAAAAAATAAAGGTTATGCTCGTATGGTGGAGCTAAAGAAGGCTAATATTCATACAAGACGAATTGCAAATGCTGTTGAATTAGGTGTCATTGAAAAAATAAAACCTGGTCTTTATAAACTAAAGGACTATCCTTGGGATGAGCATGGTAGTTTTGCGGAAGTAAATCATGCATACATGAAAGCTGTAATCTGTCTTACTTCAGCTGCTGAATATTATGAACTGACGACTTTTAATCCTTTGTATATTTCAGTTGCTGTTCCACATAATACTCCAAAGTTTAACCTGGATTATCCACCAATAAAAGTT is a window of Ignavibacterium sp. DNA encoding:
- the scpA gene encoding methylmalonyl-CoA mutase, giving the protein MKPNFKEIKLDLKSKSISKKDWEEKFKQETGKKLIDFIWETMEQIPVKSLYTNDDLKELEHKDYLSGLPPFFRGPYATMYVQRPWTIRQYAGFSTAEESNAFYRRNLAQGQMGLSVAFDLATHRGYDSDHPRVVGDVGKAGVAIDSIADMKILFDHIPLDKMSVSMTMNGAVLPVLAFYIVAAEEQGVKHEQLTGTIQNDILKEYMVRNTYIYPPEMSMKIVADIFKFTAKNMPKFNSISVSGYHMQEAGATADLEMAYTLADGLEYVRTGIKAGMDIDEFAPRISFFWAQGMNYFMEVAKMRAARLIWAKMIKQFNPKNPKSMSLRTHSQTSGWSLAEQDPFNNVIRTCIEAMAAALGHTQSLHTNSLDEAIALPTDFSARIARNTQLYLQEETYITKVIDPWAGSYYVEALTDALLKKGWEYILEVESYGGMTKAIEAGIPKMRIEEASARRQARIDSGKETIVGVNKYRLEKEDPIEILEVDNTAVRLSQIKRLQDVKKNRNDDEVKNALDELTKCAETGEGNLLKLSIVAARARATLGEISLAIEKVSGRYQAVTRTISGVYSSEYSQDDHLFEQVRKMTDEFAKHEGRRPRILIAKMGQDGHDRGAKVVATAYADMGFDVDVGPLFQTPEETAQQAVENDVHVVGMSSLAAGHKTLLPQLVEELKKLGREDIIVICGGVIPAQDYDFLYEHGASAIFGPGTKIPETGIKIMELIKERF